A window of Sulfurimonas gotlandica GD1 contains these coding sequences:
- the hisC gene encoding histidinol-phosphate transaminase: MNFNSKMKDIKNYEAGKPIELVVREFGIEPKDIIKLASNENPNGCSKKVQDGVSKIISKMALYPDDSMIALKSALSKRFDVGVSNVIIGSGSDQVIEFLIHAKANSESKILMNSITFAMYEIYAKHVGAEILRTSSQEHDLDEFYKIYKEEKPSIIFLCTPNNPTGDAIEATKLFEFLKKIDSDTLVVVDGAYMEYALVKDSSKEVKPKDLVEEFDNVIYLGTFSKAYGLGGMRVGYGVADAKIIKELYKLRPPFNITTLSLEAATIALGDEEFVNKSVVNNFNEMKRYEEFAKEQKIDIINSYTNFVTLCLNPNQISSVIADLLLKKGMIVRDLSSYGMNAIRVTVGTQEQNSRFFELASEIL, encoded by the coding sequence ATGAACTTTAATTCAAAAATGAAAGATATCAAAAACTATGAGGCTGGAAAGCCTATAGAATTAGTTGTAAGAGAATTTGGCATAGAGCCAAAAGATATTATCAAATTAGCAAGTAACGAAAATCCTAATGGTTGCTCAAAAAAAGTTCAGGATGGAGTATCAAAGATCATCTCAAAAATGGCTCTTTATCCGGATGATTCTATGATTGCTTTAAAGAGTGCACTAAGTAAAAGATTTGATGTTGGAGTTTCGAATGTAATTATCGGTTCAGGAAGCGATCAGGTGATAGAGTTTTTAATACATGCAAAAGCAAACTCTGAGTCTAAAATATTAATGAACAGCATAACATTTGCAATGTATGAGATCTATGCCAAACACGTTGGTGCAGAAATTTTAAGAACTTCTTCACAAGAACATGACTTAGATGAGTTTTACAAGATTTATAAGGAAGAAAAACCTTCAATAATCTTTTTGTGTACTCCAAACAATCCAACTGGGGATGCTATTGAAGCAACAAAACTGTTTGAGTTTCTAAAGAAAATTGACAGTGACACATTAGTTGTTGTAGATGGAGCTTACATGGAGTACGCTTTAGTTAAAGATTCAAGCAAAGAAGTAAAACCAAAAGATCTGGTTGAAGAGTTTGACAATGTAATCTATCTTGGTACTTTTTCAAAAGCTTATGGTCTTGGTGGAATGCGTGTTGGTTACGGAGTAGCGGATGCTAAAATAATCAAAGAACTATATAAACTTAGACCTCCGTTTAATATTACTACTTTATCTTTAGAAGCTGCAACAATTGCCTTAGGAGATGAAGAATTTGTAAACAAAAGTGTAGTTAATAACTTTAATGAGATGAAACGTTACGAAGAGTTTGCAAAAGAGCAAAAAATAGATATAATTAACAGCTATACAAATTTTGTTACTTTATGTCTAAATCCGAACCAAATATCTTCTGTAATCGCAGATCTGCTTCTAAAAAAAGGGATGATTGTCAGAGACCTTAGTAGTTATGGGATGAATGCGATTAGGGTAACAGTTGGAACACAAGAGCAAAATAGTCGCTTTTTTGAACTAGCATCAGAAATTTTGTAA
- a CDS encoding HAD-IIA family hydrolase yields the protein MYFIDVQGTLISDTDKSPIRGSIEFIKMCNDKNIPYMVITNNTKKASHDFYDFLCSIGFEFDFSKYLDPLMLLESRVQKDSVAAYGADEFLKTLRAMGYTLNYENPKTVLVAIKEDFSADEYAQMIEFLLSGAKLVGMHETSIYAKNSKRYPGVGAILKMLEFATSVTYEVVGKPSEAFYNESLAKLKEQDSKAEFSRVTMISDDVKGDLGGAKEMGMKTVFVTSGKYKTESEIVPFLKPELRPDMVYGDMQNMLEAI from the coding sequence ATGTACTTCATTGATGTGCAGGGCACTCTAATCAGCGACACTGATAAATCTCCAATTCGTGGAAGTATAGAGTTTATAAAGATGTGTAATGATAAAAATATTCCATATATGGTTATTACAAATAACACAAAAAAAGCTTCACATGATTTTTATGACTTTTTATGTTCGATTGGCTTTGAATTTGATTTTTCTAAGTATCTTGACCCTTTGATGCTTTTAGAATCCCGTGTACAAAAAGACTCGGTAGCAGCTTATGGCGCAGATGAGTTTTTAAAAACACTTAGAGCAATGGGATATACTTTAAATTATGAAAACCCTAAAACAGTTCTTGTCGCTATAAAAGAAGATTTTAGTGCAGATGAATATGCTCAGATGATAGAGTTTTTGCTAAGCGGTGCAAAACTTGTCGGTATGCACGAGACATCTATATATGCTAAAAACTCTAAAAGATATCCTGGAGTAGGAGCTATTTTAAAGATGCTAGAATTTGCTACTTCTGTAACTTATGAAGTTGTCGGAAAACCAAGCGAAGCTTTTTATAACGAGTCATTGGCAAAATTAAAAGAGCAAGATAGCAAGGCTGAGTTTAGCAGGGTGACTATGATTAGTGATGATGTTAAAGGTGATCTAGGTGGAGCAAAAGAGATGGGAATGAAGACAGTTTTTGTTACAAGCGGAAAATATAAAACAGAATCTGAGATAGTTCCATTTTTAAAACCTGAACTTAGACCTGACATGGTTTATGGGGATATGCAAAATATGTTGGAGGCGATATGA
- the fliG gene encoding flagellar motor switch protein FliG, which produces MNLNPTQQASFDEMSMAEKAAILLMQLGEEATAAIFSNMTVDAITEVSKYIAGNRSIEKAVATAILEEFHAIFQSGQFITTGGMEYARELLYRTLGPEEAKKVLEKLSKSMQNTQNFSYLSKIKPQQLSDFIVNEHPQTIALILAHMDATEAADTLQYFPDDLRSEVAMRMARLGDISPSVIKRVSAVLESKLESLASYKVEVGGPRAVADIFNRLGAKSAKATLSQVEQVDEELATLIKEMMFTFDDIVTLDKSAITEILKTVDKKELMLALKSSPEELKEKFFSAMSERAREAFDEEMQFLGAVKMKDVENSQRKIVEVVNGLAEAGTIQMGSTDEMVE; this is translated from the coding sequence ATGAATTTAAACCCAACACAGCAAGCATCTTTTGATGAAATGAGTATGGCGGAGAAAGCTGCTATTTTACTTATGCAGTTAGGAGAAGAAGCAACAGCTGCGATTTTTTCAAACATGACTGTAGATGCTATTACTGAAGTGTCAAAATATATTGCAGGAAATAGAAGTATTGAAAAAGCTGTTGCAACCGCAATACTTGAAGAGTTCCATGCAATCTTTCAATCAGGTCAATTTATTACAACTGGCGGTATGGAATATGCAAGAGAACTTCTTTATAGAACTCTTGGTCCTGAAGAGGCTAAAAAAGTTTTAGAGAAGTTATCTAAAAGTATGCAAAATACTCAAAATTTTTCATACCTTTCAAAAATCAAGCCTCAGCAACTTTCAGACTTTATTGTTAATGAGCATCCGCAAACAATCGCTCTTATTTTAGCTCACATGGACGCAACAGAAGCAGCAGATACACTTCAGTACTTCCCAGATGATTTACGTTCAGAAGTTGCTATGAGAATGGCTAGACTTGGTGATATATCTCCATCAGTTATTAAACGTGTTTCAGCTGTGCTAGAGTCTAAACTTGAGTCTCTTGCTTCATACAAAGTTGAAGTTGGTGGACCAAGAGCTGTTGCTGATATCTTTAACCGTCTTGGTGCCAAGTCTGCAAAAGCTACACTTTCTCAAGTTGAGCAAGTTGATGAAGAGCTTGCAACTCTGATTAAAGAGATGATGTTTACATTTGATGATATAGTTACACTTGATAAAAGTGCTATTACAGAAATTCTAAAAACTGTAGATAAAAAAGAGCTAATGCTTGCTCTGAAAAGTTCGCCTGAAGAACTTAAAGAGAAATTCTTTTCTGCAATGTCTGAGAGAGCTAGAGAAGCATTTGATGAAGAGATGCAGTTCCTTGGTGCTGTTAAAATGAAAGATGTTGAGAATTCTCAGAGAAAAATTGTTGAAGTTGTTAATGGGCTTGCTGAAGCAGGAACAATCCAAATGGGTTCAACTGACGAGATGGTAGAGTAG
- the pheA gene encoding prephenate dehydratase, with protein MKTLDDCRRSIDAIDNEMLELLNKRMKVVERVGEIKNASGGAIYRPEREKAIIERLEAQSKANGGALNKSAIEAIFLEIFAVSRNLERPEKIAYLGPEGTFTHQAAESRFGAMSDYISLSSIHSVFKTLESKRAKFGVVPIENSKDGIVGETLDLLAKSSVKIVAELYMPIHMSFVTKATKIEDIKKIYSKDKGFGQCREFLSEHNLINIEHIPVESTAKAAILASEDPNSAAICSHIAAKLYKVPTMFENIEDEHDSSTRFVILSDFKNGISEHDKTSILVKLEDAKEAGSLVHFLQDFDEENINLSKIESRPSKDQSGFGYWFYIDFYGHIDEPHIQKVLSKHDAEVTWLGSYVKGEDEL; from the coding sequence ATGAAAACTTTAGATGATTGTAGAAGATCGATAGATGCTATTGATAATGAGATGCTGGAACTTCTCAACAAAAGAATGAAGGTTGTTGAAAGAGTTGGCGAGATAAAGAATGCATCTGGCGGTGCGATATACAGACCAGAGAGAGAAAAAGCTATTATCGAAAGACTTGAAGCACAAAGCAAGGCCAATGGCGGAGCTTTGAATAAGAGTGCCATAGAGGCGATATTTTTAGAGATATTTGCAGTCTCTAGAAACTTGGAGCGTCCGGAAAAAATAGCTTACTTAGGTCCTGAGGGCACATTTACTCATCAAGCCGCGGAGAGCCGTTTTGGTGCTATGAGCGATTATATTTCACTAAGTTCAATCCACTCTGTTTTTAAAACACTTGAATCAAAAAGAGCAAAGTTTGGTGTTGTGCCAATAGAAAACTCAAAAGACGGTATTGTCGGTGAGACACTTGATCTGCTTGCTAAAAGTTCTGTGAAAATTGTAGCAGAACTATATATGCCGATTCATATGTCTTTTGTTACAAAAGCAACAAAGATTGAAGATATAAAAAAGATCTACTCAAAAGACAAAGGCTTTGGACAGTGCAGAGAATTTTTATCTGAACATAACCTTATAAATATAGAACATATCCCAGTAGAATCGACTGCAAAAGCGGCAATCTTAGCATCTGAAGATCCAAACTCTGCTGCGATATGTTCTCATATTGCAGCTAAACTTTATAAAGTACCTACAATGTTTGAGAACATAGAAGATGAACATGACAGTTCTACTCGTTTTGTAATTTTGAGTGATTTTAAAAATGGAATCAGCGAGCATGATAAAACATCTATTTTAGTTAAACTAGAAGATGCAAAAGAGGCTGGCTCACTTGTTCATTTCTTACAAGATTTTGATGAAGAAAATATCAACTTGTCAAAAATTGAATCTCGTCCCTCAAAAGATCAGTCAGGGTTTGGTTATTGGTTCTATATAGATTTTTATGGGCACATTGATGAGCCACATATTCAAAAAGTACTATCTAAGCACGACGCTGAAGTTACTTGGCTTGGAAGTTATGTAAAGGGTGAAGATGAACTTTAA
- the fliH gene encoding flagellar assembly protein FliH: MATVISSDRLTKHSVDKYTFKVLPMGTDNAQETEKPVLTKDNNPGIRAADIDSSAMSQNSKDSLIESLMKKTDEMSSNFIKLQMKLEDMSEEHTHELEKVKTESFNEGIIAGKDQAAKGEVTSMNNAIVQLSASISTLDNCAADYERALEGIKSELISAALDISKEVIKIELNESSTAIAEVLSKELIKELQSASKITLKVNPRNHGDISQKLGSLKHVEIISDSAVSEGGVIAISDAGNIDAQISKRFERVKRAALSE, translated from the coding sequence ATGGCAACTGTAATCTCAAGCGATAGACTAACTAAACATAGTGTTGATAAGTATACTTTCAAAGTCTTACCTATGGGCACAGATAATGCACAAGAGACAGAGAAGCCCGTACTTACTAAAGATAATAACCCTGGTATTAGAGCAGCTGATATAGATTCAAGTGCCATGAGTCAAAACTCCAAAGATTCACTTATAGAATCACTGATGAAAAAAACAGATGAAATGTCATCAAACTTTATAAAATTACAGATGAAGCTAGAAGACATGAGTGAAGAGCATACGCATGAGTTAGAAAAAGTTAAGACAGAATCTTTTAACGAAGGGATAATAGCTGGTAAAGACCAGGCGGCAAAAGGTGAAGTAACAAGCATGAATAATGCTATCGTACAACTATCTGCATCTATATCAACTTTAGACAATTGTGCTGCTGACTATGAAAGAGCTTTAGAAGGTATTAAAAGTGAGCTTATTAGTGCAGCACTTGATATCTCTAAAGAAGTTATAAAGATTGAGTTAAATGAGAGTTCGACTGCAATAGCTGAAGTCTTATCAAAAGAGTTAATAAAAGAATTACAGAGTGCATCAAAAATAACACTAAAAGTAAATCCAAGAAACCATGGAGATATATCTCAAAAGCTTGGTTCACTAAAGCATGTCGAGATTATTTCAGACAGTGCTGTTAGTGAAGGTGGTGTTATAGCTATAAGCGATGCTGGAAATATAGACGCTCAGATTTCGAAAAGATTTGAGAGAGTTAAAAGAGCGGCCTTAAGTGAATAA
- the fliF gene encoding flagellar basal-body MS-ring/collar protein FliF — translation MDFKILFSQLVVLYTKLTSQQRIIIAAAIIGIVSFLIFMVVYTAKKNTDDEYEILFNSLSSEDAAKIVDQLEKDGIVYKLEDNNIIKVPKDIVYKERITIASMGIPKNRGVGFELFDTQEFGATSFDQNVKYLRALEGELSRTINALGPIESASVSLAIPKDTLFIAKQVDPSASVMVQLVEEQRLSPKQIRGIKNLVASAVPKMKASAVMLINSEGETLGDEDEMAQMGELSTVQQKFKTKEEKKRQSKIIQVISPFVGGEEKVVAQVTIEFDFSIQNSTSETYDPENVVRSEQVSEEKREGGSPAEIGGVPGTVSNIGPVQGLKSNQTNEKYEKNTGTTNYEVGKTVSTTKSQFARIKRISAAVIVDGKYKFKLDAEGKSTDELEYEPLQESDLDALASLVGRSIGINDQRGDQISVKNLQFKRGDTHIEADGVSQAVTFSQTYLAPFSGVFKYVFVLILLLILYKKVISPFALRMLEVSKEDDDLDRPTLDIDDDEEEDLVEKVQMMRKKVESQLGVGDGFNEDELKHEVLLEKVRNMAEDAPEEIAALLQSLLTEEEDHSRERSNR, via the coding sequence ATGGATTTTAAAATACTTTTTTCTCAGTTAGTTGTTCTTTATACAAAACTAACTTCGCAGCAGAGAATCATTATTGCTGCTGCCATTATTGGTATAGTCTCATTTTTAATTTTCATGGTTGTATATACTGCTAAAAAAAATACTGATGATGAGTATGAAATCCTTTTTAATTCCCTAAGTTCTGAAGATGCTGCTAAGATTGTTGATCAATTGGAAAAAGATGGCATAGTTTATAAACTAGAAGACAACAATATCATTAAAGTACCTAAAGATATTGTATACAAAGAACGTATAACTATTGCTTCTATGGGAATTCCTAAAAACAGAGGTGTTGGTTTTGAACTATTTGATACACAAGAGTTTGGAGCTACCAGTTTTGATCAAAATGTTAAATATCTTCGTGCACTAGAGGGTGAACTCTCAAGAACCATAAACGCTCTTGGCCCAATTGAATCAGCAAGCGTTAGTCTTGCTATTCCCAAAGACACACTTTTTATTGCTAAACAAGTTGATCCAAGTGCTTCTGTTATGGTCCAATTAGTGGAAGAGCAAAGACTCTCTCCAAAACAAATACGTGGTATTAAAAATCTTGTTGCATCTGCAGTGCCAAAAATGAAGGCATCAGCTGTAATGTTAATAAATTCTGAAGGCGAGACTTTAGGTGATGAAGATGAGATGGCTCAGATGGGTGAGCTATCAACTGTTCAGCAAAAATTTAAAACAAAAGAAGAGAAGAAAAGACAAAGTAAAATCATACAGGTTATCTCTCCATTTGTTGGCGGAGAAGAAAAAGTAGTTGCTCAAGTAACAATTGAGTTTGATTTTTCTATTCAAAATTCAACATCTGAGACATACGATCCCGAGAATGTTGTAAGAAGTGAACAAGTAAGTGAAGAAAAAAGAGAGGGTGGTTCTCCAGCTGAGATAGGCGGTGTCCCTGGTACGGTAAGTAACATTGGTCCTGTTCAAGGTCTTAAAAGTAACCAAACAAATGAGAAGTACGAAAAAAATACAGGAACAACTAATTATGAAGTTGGTAAAACTGTATCAACTACTAAGTCTCAGTTTGCACGCATAAAAAGAATAAGTGCGGCTGTTATAGTAGACGGTAAGTACAAGTTTAAACTAGATGCAGAGGGCAAATCAACAGATGAGCTTGAGTATGAGCCACTTCAAGAGAGTGACTTAGATGCACTGGCTTCACTTGTAGGTAGATCAATCGGCATCAATGATCAAAGAGGCGATCAGATAAGCGTTAAAAACCTTCAGTTTAAAAGAGGTGACACTCATATTGAAGCTGATGGAGTTAGTCAAGCAGTTACATTTAGTCAAACTTATTTAGCACCTTTTTCTGGAGTATTTAAGTATGTTTTTGTTCTTATCTTATTGCTTATTCTTTACAAAAAGGTCATTTCTCCATTTGCTCTTAGGATGTTAGAAGTATCTAAAGAGGATGATGATCTTGATCGTCCTACTCTTGATATAGATGATGATGAGGAAGAAGATTTAGTAGAAAAAGTTCAAATGATGCGTAAGAAAGTTGAGAGTCAACTTGGCGTTGGTGATGGCTTTAATGAAGATGAGCTCAAGCATGAAGTTTTACTGGAAAAAGTTAGAAATATGGCTGAAGATGCACCAGAAGAAATAGCAGCACTGCTTCAATCTTTATTAACTGAAGAAGAAGATCACAGCAGAGAGAGGTCAAATAGATAA
- the dxs gene encoding 1-deoxy-D-xylulose-5-phosphate synthase codes for MNIKQKSIKELEVLCQEIREEILRVVSKNGGHLSSTLGATEIIVAMHKVFDSKKDPFIFDVSHQSYAHKLLTDRWEEFDTLRQFGGTCGYTKPSESEHDYFVAGHSSTSISLGVGAAKAIALKGEQNSRIPVIMIGDGSMTAGMVYEAMNELGDRKYPMIIILNDNEMSIAKPIGALSRMLSSAMASPFYQKFKKHTENFVDNFGEGAHYIAKRMEESLKLITPGMLFEEMGINYIGPVDGHNLTQLIDIMQTARKLNQPVIIHAQTLKGKGYDIAEGKEEKWHGVGPFNLSNGHSSKKSSTKSATQIYTEALMHLAKNDEKIVGATAAMPSGTGLSELMEAYPTRFWDVAIAEQHAVTSMSALAKEGFKPFCTIYSTFLQRGYDQIIHDTCLMDLPVVFALDRAGIVGEDGETHQGVFDISFLRAIPNMTLFAPRDEKSFHQALGFAAEYQHPCSLRYPRGSFTETDLPESVAFELAKSQLLRSNEGNILFIGYGNGVGRAYETAEILNVKVSILDLRFVKPLDTEMLRDMASKHKKWFVFSDSSKMGGVGSAILEFLAHEKILDVAVESFEYEDEFITHGNTKLVEESLGLLPAQLAKKVEALS; via the coding sequence ATGAATATAAAACAAAAAAGTATAAAAGAACTTGAGGTTCTTTGCCAAGAAATAAGAGAAGAAATCTTAAGAGTTGTTAGTAAAAATGGCGGACACTTAAGTTCAACACTAGGTGCAACTGAAATAATAGTAGCAATGCATAAGGTATTTGACTCTAAAAAAGATCCCTTTATCTTTGATGTGTCACATCAGTCCTATGCACACAAACTTCTAACAGATAGATGGGAAGAATTTGACACACTGCGTCAATTTGGAGGAACATGCGGTTATACAAAACCAAGTGAATCAGAGCATGATTATTTTGTTGCTGGACATAGTTCTACATCTATATCTTTAGGAGTAGGTGCTGCAAAAGCAATAGCTCTAAAGGGAGAACAAAATAGCCGAATCCCAGTTATTATGATTGGTGATGGTTCTATGACTGCAGGCATGGTTTATGAAGCTATGAATGAGTTAGGGGATAGAAAATACCCGATGATTATCATTTTAAATGATAATGAGATGAGTATCGCTAAACCAATCGGTGCACTAAGTAGAATGCTTAGCTCTGCAATGGCTTCTCCATTTTATCAAAAATTTAAAAAACATACGGAAAACTTCGTAGATAATTTTGGTGAAGGTGCTCACTATATCGCAAAAAGAATGGAAGAAAGTCTGAAGCTTATTACTCCTGGTATGCTGTTTGAAGAGATGGGAATAAACTACATCGGTCCAGTTGATGGACATAATTTAACTCAGTTAATTGATATTATGCAAACAGCAAGAAAACTTAATCAGCCTGTAATTATACATGCTCAAACTCTTAAGGGCAAGGGTTATGATATTGCAGAGGGTAAAGAGGAAAAGTGGCACGGTGTAGGTCCATTTAATCTTAGCAATGGGCATAGTTCAAAAAAATCTTCTACTAAAAGTGCCACTCAAATATATACAGAAGCTTTAATGCATCTGGCAAAAAATGATGAAAAGATTGTTGGTGCAACAGCGGCTATGCCAAGTGGAACAGGTCTCAGCGAACTTATGGAAGCATATCCTACAAGATTTTGGGATGTAGCTATAGCAGAGCAACATGCTGTTACATCAATGTCAGCTCTAGCAAAAGAGGGCTTTAAACCATTCTGCACAATCTACTCAACATTTTTGCAACGTGGTTATGATCAAATTATTCATGACACATGTTTAATGGATCTTCCTGTAGTCTTTGCACTTGATCGTGCAGGGATAGTTGGAGAAGATGGGGAGACTCACCAAGGTGTATTTGATATCAGTTTTTTAAGAGCTATACCAAACATGACACTTTTTGCTCCAAGAGATGAGAAATCATTTCATCAAGCTCTTGGGTTTGCCGCAGAATATCAGCATCCGTGTTCTTTGAGATATCCAAGAGGTTCTTTTACTGAAACAGACCTTCCCGAGTCAGTTGCCTTTGAACTGGCTAAATCTCAACTACTTCGCTCAAATGAGGGTAACATACTTTTCATAGGTTATGGAAACGGTGTTGGACGTGCATATGAGACAGCTGAAATACTGAATGTAAAAGTAAGCATATTGGATCTTAGATTTGTAAAACCATTGGACACTGAGATGCTTCGCGATATGGCTTCTAAACATAAAAAATGGTTTGTATTTAGCGACAGTTCTAAAATGGGTGGAGTCGGTTCTGCTATCTTAGAGTTCTTAGCTCACGAGAAGATCTTAGATGTGGCAGTAGAGAGTTTTGAATATGAAGATGAGTTTATAACTCATGGAAACACAAAACTTGTAGAAGAGTCTTTAGGACTTCTTCCTGCACAGTTAGCTAAGAAAGTAGAAGCACTCTCTTAG
- a CDS encoding LptF/LptG family permease: MMAFKYISFHYLKYFSVILIALVMFLVGFDYMENASSLSSSANLVLIYLVYKAFFAIDMLLPLSLIFAMITTKIFLIRSNALVSFYSLGYSRVDVLKPFVVVSTTIIVIFVSLHAIPSFSRADEFSNNIRKNAAYLSPTKDLFFTYKDKYIYFAQMLPLQERAEGIRVFSIKENSLKEVLVAKEATYRNESWHIAQADVITKPDNMSFESKGIKVDHEKGLDILHGFRPKMLDQVYEGKVNFTIKNAIDALLLLSDQNINTRSIKGALYKIFIYPFFVPCLVVIIFFFVPISARFLNVSLFSFGAILATLLVWGILFMLIELSNNKTIPSEAGVVAPVVILFLIALRQWRKYRLAT; this comes from the coding sequence ATGATGGCATTCAAATATATATCTTTTCATTATCTAAAATATTTTTCAGTTATCCTAATTGCATTGGTTATGTTCCTTGTCGGATTTGACTATATGGAAAATGCCAGTTCTCTATCCTCATCAGCCAACCTTGTACTTATTTATTTGGTATATAAAGCTTTTTTTGCTATAGATATGTTGCTTCCTTTATCTCTAATTTTTGCAATGATTACAACGAAAATATTTTTAATTCGCTCAAATGCGCTGGTCTCTTTTTATTCATTGGGTTATTCAAGAGTAGATGTATTAAAGCCTTTTGTAGTTGTTTCAACTACTATCATAGTTATATTTGTCTCTCTTCATGCTATTCCTAGTTTTTCTCGTGCAGATGAGTTTTCAAATAACATTCGCAAAAATGCAGCTTATCTAAGCCCTACAAAAGACCTTTTTTTTACATATAAAGATAAGTATATTTATTTTGCTCAGATGCTGCCTCTTCAAGAGAGAGCAGAAGGAATTAGAGTCTTTAGTATCAAAGAAAACTCACTAAAAGAAGTTCTCGTAGCAAAAGAAGCTACTTATAGAAATGAATCATGGCATATAGCTCAAGCAGACGTAATTACAAAACCTGATAATATGAGTTTTGAATCAAAAGGGATAAAAGTAGACCATGAAAAAGGTCTTGATATTCTGCATGGTTTTAGACCAAAAATGCTTGACCAAGTATATGAGGGAAAGGTTAATTTCACTATTAAAAATGCCATAGACGCACTTTTGTTGCTTAGTGATCAAAACATAAATACCAGAAGTATAAAAGGTGCGCTTTATAAAATATTTATTTACCCATTTTTCGTGCCATGTTTGGTAGTTATTATCTTCTTCTTTGTTCCAATTAGTGCAAGATTTTTAAATGTTTCTCTTTTTAGTTTTGGAGCAATTCTTGCAACACTTTTAGTTTGGGGAATACTTTTTATGCTTATAGAACTTTCAAATAATAAAACAATTCCAAGTGAAGCCGGTGTTGTTGCTCCAGTAGTAATTTTATTTTTAATAGCACTTAGACAGTGGAGAAAATATCGTTTAGCGACCTAA
- the lysA gene encoding diaminopimelate decarboxylase produces MNFKELASEYKTPLYVYDLDYMSKQYQELKEAFRGRKSILAYAVKANSNLSVVKHFANLGSGADCVSIGEVRRAFLAGIPAYKIIFSGVGKSDDEIREAIEKDILYINVESEAELFRVAIIAKELNKISRISIRVNPNIDPQTHPYISTGLHDNKFGVDINTAKRMYIFSKNSDSLDPVGVHFHIGSQLTNLEPIYESAVIVADLVRSLEAIDIELKFFDIGGGLGITYDDEATIKPYDYAQAILGTLKGLDLTVICEPGRFLTANAGYFLTKVLYEKQNGAKKFVVVDGAMNDLLRPALYGAYHRIEAITDSASEPRTVDIVGPVCESGDFFAKDYLLPELNHNDLLVVHSAGAYGFGMGSNYNTRGRSAEVAVEKGQARLIRKRENFEDLIALEKEFLEN; encoded by the coding sequence ATGAACTTTAAAGAACTGGCATCTGAGTATAAAACACCTTTGTATGTTTATGACTTAGACTATATGAGCAAACAATACCAAGAGTTAAAAGAGGCTTTTAGAGGTAGAAAATCTATCTTAGCTTACGCTGTAAAAGCAAACTCAAATCTTAGTGTAGTTAAGCATTTCGCAAATTTAGGAAGCGGTGCTGATTGTGTTTCTATCGGTGAAGTACGTCGTGCATTTTTAGCAGGAATTCCAGCATATAAAATTATCTTTTCTGGTGTTGGCAAAAGTGATGATGAAATTCGTGAAGCCATTGAAAAAGATATCCTTTACATTAATGTTGAGAGTGAAGCAGAACTGTTTCGTGTAGCGATAATAGCAAAAGAGCTTAACAAGATATCTCGTATCAGTATTCGTGTTAATCCAAATATTGACCCTCAAACTCACCCATACATCTCTACTGGATTGCATGACAACAAGTTTGGTGTTGATATTAACACTGCTAAGAGAATGTATATATTTTCAAAGAATTCTGATTCTCTTGATCCTGTTGGAGTTCACTTTCATATAGGCTCACAACTGACGAATCTTGAACCAATATATGAATCTGCTGTAATTGTAGCTGATCTTGTTCGTTCATTAGAAGCGATTGATATTGAACTAAAGTTTTTTGATATCGGTGGTGGACTAGGAATAACATATGATGATGAAGCTACAATAAAACCATATGATTATGCACAAGCTATACTTGGAACTTTAAAAGGTCTTGATTTGACGGTTATTTGTGAACCAGGAAGATTTTTAACAGCAAATGCTGGATACTTTTTAACCAAGGTTCTTTATGAAAAACAAAATGGAGCTAAGAAATTTGTAGTTGTTGATGGTGCTATGAATGATCTCCTTCGTCCAGCTCTTTATGGTGCTTACCACAGAATAGAAGCTATTACTGACTCTGCATCTGAGCCGCGTACTGTTGATATTGTCGGACCAGTTTGTGAGAGTGGAGATTTCTTTGCTAAAGATTATCTTCTTCCAGAGTTAAACCATAACGACCTACTTGTAGTTCACAGTGCCGGAGCTTACGGTTTTGGAATGGGCAGCAATTACAACACTCGTGGAAGAAGCGCTGAAGTTGCAGTTGAAAAAGGTCAAGCTAGACTTATCAGAAAAAGAGAAAACTTTGAAGATTTAATTGCTTTAGAGAAAGAGTTCTTGGAAAACTAA